One Siniperca chuatsi isolate FFG_IHB_CAS linkage group LG3, ASM2008510v1, whole genome shotgun sequence genomic region harbors:
- the si:dkeyp-9d4.3 gene encoding caskin-2 isoform X5, whose translation MGKDQELLQAVKTEDLLTAQRLLQRPRPGKAKLLGAAKRVNVNIQDADGLSPLHHAALSGNKELISLLLEAQAAVDIKDHKGMRPLHYAAWQGKTEPMKMLLKAGSSVNGQSDEGQIPLHLSAQHGHYDGSEMLLQHQSNPCISDSAGKTPLDLACEFGRVGVVQLLLSSNMCAAMLEPKPSDPNGVSPLHLAAKNGHIDVIRLLIQAGIDINRQSESGTALHQAALCGKTEVVRLLLDSGISAGVRNTLSQTALDIVNQFTTTQASREIKQLLRDASAAMQVRALKDYCNNYDLTSLNIKAGDIITVLEQHSDGRWKGCIHDNRTGNDRVGYFPSNMVEVIKRAGYSPSQQCHTLLLRRPNPCPIASVNGHSYPPSKVLPLHLPPPPPPHPNTQSLPRFSSFGYVPLPISPPSLSTPPLSTPPPPPPPPPPLSTSQEQQSQTGSRTAEPSPQGSPTLGQQSSTSEDIWVLRKPLAVGERSGSVGSIGSVRSSSSLQSSGNTHVLTTPAPSPHPATTPGVNTHGLNAPGLHAQAEGVKLLATVLSQSVKAKEHLLEQSQSVEQSASSSSCIVHEQRSFERKAEEDDGKDLTAIGVMKPGHRKKLTSEISKLPSTDWLPNHKPANLADWLSHLGLSQYYQVLVQNGYENIDFISDISLEDLQEIGITKLGHQKKLMLGVKRLKELQRGESISEPPQSPSTPPSSPGGSTGSEPRRQVKKQRDGAPSPLAKPRPGLAHSQTPPHTPPQTPPHARTQQASPRARPRPSTQMAPADSSVPLLRLPSEEEERRRTHSLIGSESDSRYATVCRSSSTHTAAPNDVTVNRSQSSVTLRPRRKGRPPTPPKRSCSSITGVDGEGEGQVEGLLGLPTYRERRASDCGSLGSALRSQDSAGLERSEGASGSVRSLAAMLETSIVGGAKTLPRNLGGSTNYLQVSPPTLRRQAGAGGLGSEDEDVLSRRRTISGLEGLPSDQTDLLPRQPAQQRPEPRPRSTVVSSASEITDGTATLRRKPRLLPTDSETPASVTTTVVTMTTGSDTIRRRPRTSEHTESVIESNNQSDSPSSQTDSSRKNGGEPQQNGGVVLRRRPVSEVSDRMETNRESCEWMEARKSLKPPVSPKPSTVTLRKTQADPPTPTRRVPIPGPENTEPAQSPVPACRGKTVIKEPKRVPPPVSPKPRGPPTAPKPGKAIVASATSPAAGSPTPAPKPSSPLSAAPLPAPDTPSAPSLSPGLSLTSPSPAQSPSTPSPHPVKPPRSSIGGLSIDLLGGRELEEEEEMRREEEERRREREHKRHKEQEEEKKRAEEENLREMEGQVEEEEQEEEVQHRLEETSASLAAAVQAVEHKIKEEDAQNDSLSNKKTTVSILDDIGSMFDDLADQLDAMLD comes from the exons ATGGGGAAGGACCAGGAGCTGCTCCAGGCCGTGAAGACCGAGGACTTGCTGACAGCTCAGCGGCTTCTACAGAGACCTCGGCCAGGGAAAGCCA agctCCTCGGTGCAGCAAAGCGGGTAAACGTCAACATCCAGGATGCAGATGG gtTGTCACCGCTGCACCATGCTGCTCTGAGTGGTAATAAGGAGCTGatctctctgctgctggaggccCAGGCAGCAGTGGATATTAAAGACCATAAAG ggatgCGTCCTCTACATTATGCTGCATGGCAGGGGAAGACTGAACCAATGAAAATGCTGCTGAAGGCAGGCTCGTCAGTCAACGGACAGTCAGATGAAGGACAGATCCCCCTCCACCTATCAGCTCAGCATGGACACTATGATGGg tcgGAGATGTTGCTACAACACCAGTCCAACCCGTGTATCTCAGACTCAGCTGGGAAAACGCCATTGGACCTCGCCTGTGAATTTGGACGTGTCGGA gTGGTCCAGCTCCTGCTCAGCAGTAACATGTGTGCAGCCATGCTGGAACCGAAACCCTCCGACCCCAACGGAGTGTCACCTCTGCATCTCGCTGCCAAGAACGGACACATCGATGTCATACG ATTGCTGATTCAGGCCGGTATAGATATCAACAGACAGTCGGAGTCTGGCACAGCGCTACATCAGGCAGCCCTCTGTGGGAAGACAGAGGTAGTACGCCTGCTGCTGGAT AGCGGCATCAGTGCAGGAGTGAGAAACACTCTGAGTCAAACTGCCCTGGACATTGTTAACCAGTTCACTACCAcacaggccagccgagagatcAAACAACTACTGAGAG ATGCTTCTGCTGCGATGCAGGTGCGTGCACTGAAGGATTACTGCAACAACTACGACCTTACCAGCCTCAACATCAAAGCTGGAGACATTATCACG GTTTTGGAGCAGCACTCTGATGGCCGATGGAAAGGCTGTATTCACGACAACCGCACAGGAAATGACCGTGTGGGCTACTTCCCTTCCAACATGGTGGAAGTCATCAAGCGGGCAG GTTACTCCCCCTCCCAGCAGTGCCACACCCTCCTGCTCCGCAGGCCCAACCCCTGTCCCATTGCCTCGGTCAACGGACACTCATACCCCCCCTCCAAAGTCCTCCCCCTGCAtctgcctccccctcctccccctcaccCCAACACACAGTCCCTTCCTCGGTTCTCCTCCTTTGGGTACGTTCCTCTTcccatctctcctccttctctgtctactcctcctctgtccactcctcctcctcctcctcctcctcctcctcctctctccacttCTCAGGAGCAGCAGAGTCAGACAG gttCGCGGACTGCAGAGCCGAGTCCACAAGGCTCTCCAACTCTGggacagcagagcagcaccAGTGAGGATATCTGGGTGCTACGCAAACCGCTGGCAG ttggcgAGCGCAGTGGCAGTGTGGGCAGCATCGGCAGTGTTCGGTCATCAAGCAGCTTGCAGAGCTCTGGAAACACACATGTTCTGACCACCCCTGCACCCAGTCCACACCCGGCAACCACACCAGGAGTCAACACACACGGTCTTAACGCTCCAGGCCTGCACGCACAAGCTGAAGGAGTCAAG ctCCTGGCCACCGTGCTGTCCCAGTCAGTAAAAGCCAAGGAGCATCTCTTGGAGCAGTCGCAGTCTGTTGAGCAGTCAGCAA GCTCTTCCAGTTGCATAGTTCATGAACAGCGGTCGTTTGAGCGGAAGGCAGAGGAGGATGATGGAAAA GACCTGACGGCAATTGGGGTCATGAAGCCTGGACATCGAAAGAAGTTAACATCAGAGATAAGCAAGCTGCCCTCCACAGACTGGCTGCCAAACCACAAGCCT gccaATCTGGCAGACTGGCTGTCTCACCTGGGTCTTAGTCAGTACTACCAGGTTCTGGTGCAGAATGGGTATGAAAACATTGACTTCATCTCTGACATCAGCCTTGAGGATCTGCAAGAGATTGGCATTACTAAACTCG GCCATCAGAAGAAGCTGATGTTGGGAGTGAAGAGACTGAAGGAGCTACAGAGAGGAGAAAGTATCTCTGAGCCTCCTCAGAGCCCCTCTACACCTCCATCTAGCCCGGGTGGCAGCACTGGCTCGGAGCCCCGGAGACAGGTGAAGAAGCAGAGGGACGGTGCCCCCAGCCCACTGGCCAAACCTCGCCCAGGTCTCGCACATTCACAGACCCCCCCACACACTCCACCACAAACTCCCCCACATGCCCGGACCCAGCAGGCCTCCCCCAGGGCTCGGCCGCGTCCCTCCACCCAGATGGCGCCAGCAGATTCGTCAGTACCGCTGCTCCGCCTGCCcagtgaggaggaagagcgACGGAGAACTCACAGTCTAATTGGCTCAGAATCAGACTCTAGATACGCCACTGTGTGCCGCAGCAGCTCCACACATACTGCCGCCCCTAATGATGTCACTGTTAACCGCAGCCAATCATCTGTCACGCTCCGTCCCCGTCGGAAAGGTCGGCCCCCAACACCACCCAAACGGTCCTGTTCTTCCATTACTGGGGttgacggagagggagagggacagGTGGAGGGGCTACTAGGGCTGCCAACCTATCGAGAGCGGCGAGCCAGTGACTGCGGCAGCCTGGGATCAGCTTTAAGATCTCAGGACTCAGCGGGCCTGGAGAGATCAGAAGGGGCTTCTGGGAGTGTTCGCAGCCTCGCCGCTATGCTGGAAACATCCATCGTGGGTGGAGCCAAAACCCTGCCGAGGAATCTGGGAGGCAGCACCAACTACCTACAG GTGAGTCCGCCTACACTTCGTCGGCAGGCAGGCGCAGGAGGTCTTGGATCTGAGGATGAGGATGTCTTAAGTCGGCGCAGGACCATCAGTGGACTAGAAGGCCTCCCTAGTGATCAGACTGACCTGTTACCTCGGCAACCAGCCCAGCAACGTCCGGAGCCACGGCCCCGCTCCACCGTAGTCTCCTCAGCATCAGAGATCACAGACGGCACAGCGACGCTCCGAAGGAAGCCACGTCTTCTGCCAACAGACTCTGAAACACCTGCATCTGTGACTACCACTGTCGTTACCATGACAACCGGCTCTGACACCATACGCAGGAGACCACGCACGTCTGAGCATACAGAAAGTGTCATTGAAAGCAATAACCAATCAGACTCTCCCAGCAGTCAAACAGATAGTAGCCGGAAAAACGGAGGCGAACCGCAGCAGAACGGCGGCGTGGTCCTGAGGCGGAGGCCCGTGTCTGAGGTCTCTGATAGGATGGAGACCAACAGAGAGAGCTGTGAGTGGATGGAGGCTAGGAAGTCTCTGAAGCCGCCAGTCTCACCCAAACCATCCACAGTCACCCTGAGGAAGACACAAGCTGACCCCCCAACCCCGACTCGCAGGGTCCCCATACCCGGGCCTGAAAATACTGAGCCGGCACAGAGCCCTg tgccAGCATGCCGTGGAAAAACAGTGATAAAAG AGCCGAAACGTgtccctcctcctgtctcccCGAAACCTCGTGGGCCTCCAACAGCACCAAAACCAGGCAAAGCAATAGTAGCTTCAGCTACCAGCCCAGCTGCAGGCAGCCCCACCCCGGCCCCTAAACCCTCCTCTCCGCTCTCTGCCGCCCCTCTTCCAGCTCCTGACACCCCTtctgctccctccctctctccggGACTCTCTCTTACTTCCCCTTCTCCGGCCCAGAGTCCCTCCACCCCCTCTCCACACCCTGTCAAACCTCCCCGCTCCTCCATCGGCGGTCTCTCCATCGACCTGCTGGGAGGACGGGAgttggaggaggaagaggaaatgaggagagaggaagaggagaggaggagagagagggagcacaAGAGGCacaaggagcaggaggaggagaagaagagagcagaggaagagaatCTGAGAGAAATGGAGGGTCaagtagaggaagaagagcaggaggaggaggtgcagcaTCGTTTGGAGGAGACCAGTGCCTCCTTGGCTGCAGCTGTGCAGGCCGTAGAACATAAAATCAAAGAGGAGGACGCACAAAATGA